In Heliangelus exortis chromosome W, bHelExo1.hap1, whole genome shotgun sequence, the following proteins share a genomic window:
- the LOC139789137 gene encoding LOW QUALITY PROTEIN: uncharacterized protein (The sequence of the model RefSeq protein was modified relative to this genomic sequence to represent the inferred CDS: deleted 1 base in 1 codon), translating into MSETATTYPLEELKELKQRINKLELSQPSRLPPLVKTEYTYENDEDNHPCVLTKEIPFSTLELDKLQREFGRTLKESETEYVWCMSLSGGDEILLTEQEAGGFWGPGVFLNMGDKCAPRSLTQRIAYWAGRLSPLERGDPLAIKGGVDQLVESVQKAACLQMMNDRKLDMRYSSPMLLPVDPEQMTPLIWGLLESLKAMGIQLQGQIRATAPQDCLLAALEHVVNPGCRTEQKIWTWGEVAEELINYGRKFGPVDKGEARGICRTQTPDLSGNTSPQYQQSRLSVWLEELQKGIPQEIMDRQPRQSLQRIVDNWTRQYTQKDETTNKHSPDVISLSAPPGELQGN; encoded by the exons ATGTCTGAAACTGCCACTACATACCCATTGGAGGAATTAAAAGAATTGAAACAACGAATTAATAAATTAGAACTGTCTCAACCCTCCAGACTTCCTCCTCTCGTTAAGACCGAATATACTTATGAGAATGATGAGGATAATCACCCATGTGTCCTAACAAAAGAGATTCCTTTCTCTACACTTGAGCTGGATAAACTTCAAAGGGAATTTGGCAGGACTCTAAAAGAATCTGAGACAGAGTATGTGTGGTGTATGTCCTTGTCAGGAGGAGATGAGATTCTCCTTACTGAACAGGAAGCTGGAGGCTTTTGGGGACCTGGTGTCTTTCTAAATATGGGAGATAAGTGTGCTCCTCGGTCCTTGACTCAGCGGATTGCCTATTGGGCCGGTAGGCTCAGCCCATTAGAGCGAGGAGACCCGTTGGCCATTAAAGGGGGGGTAGATCAGTTGGTAGAA AGTGTGCAAAAGGCTGCTTGCCTACAAATGATGAATGACCGTAAGCTGGATATGAGATACTCATCCCCCATGTTGCTGCCAGTAGATCCAGAGCAGATGACCCCCTTGATATGGGGTCTGCTGGAATCACTTAAAGCCATGGGGATCCAACTGCAGGGCCAAATCAGAGCTACTGCCCCCCAAGACTGCTTGCTAGCTGCATTGGAGCATGTGGTTAACCCTGGCTGCAGGACTGAACAAAAGATTTGGACTTGGGGAGAAGTAGCTGAAGAGCTAATCAATTATGGCAGGAAATTTGGGCCTGTAGACAAGGGAGAGGCAAGGGGTATCTGCAGAACCCAAACCCCAGACTTATCTGGAAATACTTCCCCCCAATATCAGCAGTCGAGATTGAGTGTGTGGCTAGAGGAGCTCCAAAAGGGAATTCCCCAGGAGATCATGGACAGACAACCAAGGCAATCCTTACAAAGAATTGTAGACAACTGGACGAGACAGTACACACAGAAAGATGAGACAACAAATAAGCATTCTCCTGATGTAATCAGTCTTTCTGCGCCTCCCGGTGAGCTACAGGGAAACTAG